In Lycium ferocissimum isolate CSIRO_LF1 chromosome 7, AGI_CSIRO_Lferr_CH_V1, whole genome shotgun sequence, the sequence AGAATTTACTGTTGCATGCCTCTGGACACCTCAAGGTTTCTGATTTTGGATTGAGTGCTCTGTCCCAGCAAGTCAGGGTAACTTTCTGATTATACATTCTCAAACTCTTTAACATATGTGTTGATACGACGCTTTTTACTTTGTGGTTGTCAAAATTAATGTAGAAAATCTTCAATTGTTTACCAATGTCTAAAGTCTTAACATCCGTTACTGATTGCCTTGAGTACATTTTTGTGTTTGAGAAATGTGGTAGTGATGACTCCTTCCCTCTCCCCTCAAGCTGAGGCCACAGATCTCCAAGTGATCGGAGTTTTAAAAATGCAAATCCAGTAATTGTCACTATAGAAACAAGCCAGCATATTTTTAACTGAAATCTATTTGTGTGCGCTTCTTCCTTTGATGTTCACTAGTCTAAACATCATTTTTCGGTAAATTTTGTGGAAGCAACGATGCGTGGGGCTAGAGACAATGCCATTAATTTGTGATTGACTGCTGATTAGTTGTTCACTTTAACTGCTTTGAGAATTATTGGATATGgactttcttttttcctttttagctaGACAACTCATGCTAGTTTCAAGCAGCTGTAGTACTGCAATATATGTCTTTCATTTAGGTGATAGTTAACCTTCATTTTGTAATCagatatgattcttatttaagTCCAAATTTCCAGGATGATGGTTTACTCCATACCACATGTGGAACTCCTAACTATGTTGCTCCTGAGGTATGATGAAATTGGTTTAATAAGTCTCTTCTTGTTCACTTCtcacaaagaaaaaaaggtcTCCCTGTCATGTGCacccttttttcttatttttctcttggTCTAGAAAATGAGATTCTTCCTTTTAGGTACTCAATGATCATGGATATGACGGTACAACGGCGGACCTGTGGTCATGTGGAGTCATACTCTTTGTATTGCTTGCAGGTTACTTGCCTTTTGATGACTCTAATCTTATGAACCTGTATAAAAAAGTGAGCATTTGTTATCAATTCATTATGGAGTCAATctgcttttgtttttcttattaATTTCATGAATGTCTATCACGGTCTGTGCAGATCTCTTCTGCTGAATTTAGTTGTCCACCTTGGATGTCTTTTGGCGCTATGAAGTTAATTACTCGCATCTTGGATCCAAACCCTATGACAGTAAGTATACTGTATTTCTGAATACAATATCGGATGTTAGCTTGCAACTAAAAAGacaacatctttttttttctcttagcGTATTACCGTTGCAGAAATTCTGGAGGACGAATGGTTCAAGAAAGATTATAAACCTCCTGTTTTTAATGAGAAAGAAGATGCCAACCTGGATGATGTTGAAGCTGTCTTCAAGGATTCTGAAGTGAGCAAACTGGAATGTGTAATTTTGCATTGAATTCAGAGGAAAGAATTGATTATTGTATAAAATCATCCTCACATGGTTCTCTTTTCCTTGACGCAACAACAGGAATATCATGTAACAGAGAAAAAGGAAGAGCAGCCAACACCCATGAACGCATTCGAGTTGATTTCAATGTCAAAAGGACTCAACCTTGGGAATCTCTTCGAGGAACAGCAGGTGACCGACGATGAACTTCCATTTTTGTCTGTTACTTCTCTTGCATGTTTTGGAATTTCTGGTTGATAAGCATGGTGTTTGTGCCTGGAGTTGCATCGTGTATAATTATACTTTCTCAGTAGGACATGCtttaatgaaattcatgtgaaTGCCAAAAAACTTATGGTCACTTGGTAAGCGTTGGATAATTCTTTGTTCATTTCCAAGCACTCTACAGCCTGTTCTAAGATCAAAatccaaaatataaaaatgggaAAGAAGTAAAGAATCAATTTGTTGTAGTAAAAGCAGCCTCTTCGCATTTACATAAAATAATAGATGACTTCTGGCAGACATGAGTCTGAATGCCCTGAGTTGCGCTAACCTGCTTAATTCATCAAGTTTAGTTGTCGAAAACGCTAGATGCTTCAAAATGCTGCGGCAATATTGCATGCATACACAACCTATCTTCCATCCCTTTCTCCTTTGTGTTGAATTTCGCTGTCTATGCCGCAAAAGGCTTTTAGAATGTCAACGTAACAACATTCCTGTCAGGAGGGAATTATTATCCAGAATTCTCAGTTTTTGATTTGCAGCCAAGTTTTTCCATACGAGCGAGGATGCAGATACACTAATTAAAAGCAGAATAAGTTTAAAAGGATTACTTAAAGAAAATGAATTCCTAAGTTCattttactccctctgtctgAATAACACTGACCTTTCTTTATTAATCTACTCCAATAAACTTGGTCTCTTTTCCTGTATGACCATTTTTCTCTCCAACAATATGAACTAATAATACTCTATTATTTCACACTTGATTTGACATCTTACCAAGAGTAAGTTCCACTTTTTCACGCTACCATCTCAATACAACAATATATTCAAACACTACTCTTAAATAACTGCGCGGGTACAACTGTCTATTTTTTTGGGTCAGAGGTGGTGTCTTTGTTTTACTGAGTGAGTGTTCTGCTATGCACAATGTGTTGGGAAATGGGAAAGATATATGGTCTCTAATCTCTATATTAGTGATTCTTCGGTAGAGGATGATAACAATTTCTAAATTGGTACTCCACCTTGTCGGAAACATTTATGATGTGTGTATTACTATAATATTCCTCAATTAACAGATGTTTTGATTCCATCGTTCGCAGGGATTTAAGAGAGAAACAAGGTTCACATCTAAATGCTCGGCCAATGAAATAATCAGTAAGATTGAAGAAGCTGCAAAGCCCCTCGGTTTTGATGTTCACAAAAAGAACTACAAGGTAGTGATGAATTTCAAGCATgcatttcatttggcatgtagaatcctaataaattaaaataattgtcATTCTACTCTTATACTTCAGATGAGACTTGAAAATGTTAAAGCTGGAAGAAAAGGAAACCTTAATGTTGCCACTGAGGTATGTTCAATGTGCATCATTGGTCATctatttttatcttattttattattacctTTTTCGTTTTGTGATGAGGATTACCATCAGTACTTATGACAATTGTTTGGTCTTGAATTTAGGTATTTCAAGTTGCCCCTTCTCTTCATATGGTTGAAGTGCGAAAGGCAAAAGGAGATACTTTGGAATTCCACAAGGTACCATATTCACCTAACTGCCGCAAAAGTTATCTAAATGACAATGCTGAAATGTGTAGATATTAGTAGGTTTTGATAGGCAAAAGTCTTGCACAGTCACAAGCTGATTACTCGTGATTGAGCAACCTAATCCTGGAGTTACTGTTTGACACAAGATAGCAACAGAGATAAGAGGTTATATGCATGTTTTAAGATTAGGGAGAAAAGTCACTCCTTGGAAATGAACGTGACATTGTTATCCTTTGTCCCAGATAAAAGAAGAGTACAGATATGTTTAGAAAACAATCAAGAACCATGGGAAAGTGGGAGGAGGGGAAGGAAGGACTATCTTAAAGACACATGGAAGAACTAATGGATGTTTAGCTAAATAAAAAGATCATGCTTGTATCATTACAATCTATATACTTATTTTCTACTTCATAATTTCCAGAAGGCATAGGTTTTTGCTGTGTATTACATAACCGGAAATTCATCAGTGCCTTGTTGATTTTTGAATTCTGATAGTTTTTGCATTCTTCTCTTTTTCGTTGCCTCTTTTAGCTAATAATCAATCCTGAATGATCTGTATTTTGACATTAATTCagttttattcattgtttgaTCATTTTGTTGTACATCATTCATGCAGTTTTACAAGAATCTGTCAACTAGCCTAGAGGATGTAGTATGGAAAACTGAAGAGGAAATGCAAGATAGGTAGTATTACTACCATGAACTGCAATGGCATTAGCTTTTGCTTCGGGCCACTACTCGTATAAATCTTTGcaacttctttctttcttcctttctttccccgttttgttctttttttctgttttttggtCTGTTCTTTGTAGCGGGACTTTTTTCTCCCAATGAGCCAATGACCATATTAGGATTTACCATTTGTTTCATTATGCGTAGGACTTTTATTCCTATCAATATGCAGTTTGTATAACTGGTAAACGCTTTTGACAATTGTATGCATACAGCTTTTCAGCACcctcaaaaacaaaaacaaaaaaagaa encodes:
- the LOC132061804 gene encoding CBL-interacting serine/threonine-protein kinase 3-like isoform X1; translated protein: MNQAKIKRRVGKYEMGRTIGEGTFAKVKFARNSETGDPVAIKILDKDKVLKHKMAEQIKREIATMKLIRHPHVVQLYEVLASKTKIFIVLEFVTGGELFDKIVNHGRMHEKEARKYFHQLINAVDYCHSRGVYHRDLKPENLLLHASGHLKVSDFGLSALSQQVRDDGLLHTTCGTPNYVAPEVLNDHGYDGTTADLWSCGVILFVLLAGYLPFDDSNLMNLYKKISSAEFSCPPWMSFGAMKLITRILDPNPMTRITVAEILEDEWFKKDYKPPVFNEKEDANLDDVEAVFKDSEEYHVTEKKEEQPTPMNAFELISMSKGLNLGNLFEEQQGFKRETRFTSKCSANEIISKIEEAAKPLGFDVHKKNYKMRLENVKAGRKGNLNVATEVFQVAPSLHMVEVRKAKGDTLEFHKFYKNLSTSLEDVVWKTEEEMQDR
- the LOC132061804 gene encoding CBL-interacting serine/threonine-protein kinase 3-like isoform X2, yielding MNQAKIKRRVGKYEMGRTIGEGTFAKVKFARNSETGDPVAIKILDKDKVLKHKMAEQIKREIATMKLIRHPHVVQLYEVLASKTKIFIVLEFVTGGELFDKIVNHGRMHEKEARKYFHQLINAVDYCHSRGVYHRDLKPENLLLHASGHLKVSDFGLSALSQQVRDDGLLHTTCGTPNYVAPEVLNDHGYDGTTADLWSCGVILFVLLAGYLPFDDSNLMNLYKKISSAEFSCPPWMSFGAMKLITRILDPNPMTRITVAEILEDEWFKKDYKPPVFNEKEDANLDDVEAVFKDSEEYHVTEKKEEQPTPMNAFELISMSKGLNLGNLFEEQQGFKRETRFTSKCSANEIISKIEEAAKPLGFDVHKKNYKMRLENVKAGRKGNLNVATEVFQVAPSLHMVEVRKAKGDTLEFHKIKEEYRYV
- the LOC132061804 gene encoding CBL-interacting serine/threonine-protein kinase 3-like isoform X3 yields the protein MVLASKTKIFIVLEFVTGGELFDKIVNHGRMHEKEARKYFHQLINAVDYCHSRGVYHRDLKPENLLLHASGHLKVSDFGLSALSQQVRDDGLLHTTCGTPNYVAPEVLNDHGYDGTTADLWSCGVILFVLLAGYLPFDDSNLMNLYKKISSAEFSCPPWMSFGAMKLITRILDPNPMTRITVAEILEDEWFKKDYKPPVFNEKEDANLDDVEAVFKDSEEYHVTEKKEEQPTPMNAFELISMSKGLNLGNLFEEQQGFKRETRFTSKCSANEIISKIEEAAKPLGFDVHKKNYKMRLENVKAGRKGNLNVATEVFQVAPSLHMVEVRKAKGDTLEFHKFYKNLSTSLEDVVWKTEEEMQDR